Proteins encoded together in one Prionailurus viverrinus isolate Anna chromosome B1, UM_Priviv_1.0, whole genome shotgun sequence window:
- the LOC125164227 gene encoding ubiquitin carboxyl-terminal hydrolase 17-like protein 6 — translation METPSSPCREETQFHVFPNLKPCGSNTGGAEGHGGPTLPEKPSPSSHIPCDLPNGWAPKSTGLPPAKKPVSWRRPSVVGAGLQNLGNTCYANAALQCLTYTPPLASYMLSQEHSRSCGRQPFCVLCALQAHVTRALCRPGDVIRPPPKLLAAFHTHRQEDAHEFLMFTLDAMQQAWLREDKPSEPQAQDATLIRQIFGGYWRSQIQCLHCQGVSSTLDPYLDISLDIGAAQSVSQALQHLVKPEQLHGENAYRCSTCLDKVPASKTLTLHTCSKVLMLVLKRFCHFTGSKLAKEVQYPEHLDMQRYVSGHNGGSLTYALYAVLVHAGWNCHSGHYFCYIKAGNGQWYKMDDAKVTASDATSALSQHAYVLFYIQKSELERDRASEPGAGESTSLRADHAGAAAAQGGPETDPNIEVPQLEDHVEETPLPAITLDQWRFLQESHRPKSEFNLRKLELALPPDAVLIHQSKYRDEMGKDHREPNIHRLNSSARDIPPQRATAINQVPCLTGRARATKRKNKKGQGSQEAVQGSHYRL, via the coding sequence ATGGAGACGCCCTCTTCCCCCTGCCGAGAGGAGACTCAGTTCCATGTCTTTCCAAACCTCAAACCTTGCGGATCAAATACGGGTGGTGCTGAAGGCCACGGAGGACCCACTCTGCCTGAGAAGCCGTCACCGTCATCGCACATACCCTGCGACCTGCCTAACGGTTGGGCTCCCAAGTCGACAGGTCTACCCCCCGCAAAGAAACCTGTGAGTTGGAGGAGACCTTCTGTGGTTGGGGCTGGCCTGCAGAACCTGGGGAACACGTGCTATGCGAATGCGGCCCTGCAGTGTCTGACGTACACACCACCCCTCGCCAGCTACATGCTGTCCCAGGAGCACTCCCGAAGCTGTGGGAGGCAGCCATTCTGCGTGCTGTGTGCTCTGCAGGCTCACGTGACCCGGGCCCTCTGCCGTCCGGGAGACGTGATCCGGCCTCCGCCAAAACTGCTCGCTGCCTTCCACACACACAGGCAGGAGGATGCCCATGAGTTTCTGATGTTCACTCTGGATGCTATGCAGCAAGCGTGGTTGCGTGAGGACAAGCCTTCAGAGCCTCAGGCTCAGGACGCCACCCTCATCCGGCAAATCTTTGGGGGGTACTGGAGGTCTCAAATCCAGTGTCTCCACTGCCAGGGTGTCTCCAGCACTTTGGACCCTTACCTGGACATTAGCCTGGATATCGGGGCAGCTCAGAGTGTGAGCCAAGCTTTGCAACACTTGGTGAAGCCCGAACAGTTGCATGGCGAAAATGCCTATCGTTGTAGTACTTGTCTCGACAAGGTACCTGCTTCCAAGACGTTGACTTTGCACACTTGCTCCAAGGTCCTGATGCTGGTCTTGAAACGATTCTGCCATTTCACGGGCAGCAAACTGGCTAAGGAAGTGCAATATCCTGAGCACCTGGACATGCAACGCTACGTGTCTGGGCACAACGGGGGGTCGCTGACGTATGCGCTCTATGCCGTGCTGGTGCACGCGGGCTGGAATTGTCACAGCGGACATTACTTCTGTTACATCAAAGCTGGGAACGGCCAGTGGTACAAAATGGATGATGCGAAGGTGACCGCCAGTGATGCGACGTCTGCCCTGAGCCAACACGCCTATGTCCTCTTTTACATCCAGAAGAGTGAATTGGAAAGAGACCGTGCGAGTGAGCCAGGTGCTGGGGAATCCACATCCCTCCGGGCTGACCACGCAGGCGCGGCTGCGGCCCAAGGGGGGCCTGAAACCGACCCCAACATCGAGGTGCCACAATTGGAGGATCACGTGGAAGAGACACCACTGCCAGCAATCACGTTAGACCAGTGGAGATTCCTCCAAGAAAGCCACCGTCCCAAGTCTGAATTCAACCTCAGGAAACTAGAACTTGCTCTTCCCCCCGACGCAGTCCTCATTCACCAGTCCAAATACAGAGATGAGATGGGAAAGGATCACCGTGAGCCAAACATCCACCGGCTCAACAGTTCAGCCAGGGACATCCCACCTCAGAGGGCAACGGCCATTAACCAAGTCCCTTGTCTCACCGGCAGAGCCAGAGCTACcaagaggaagaacaagaagggaCAGGGGTCTCAGGAAGCAGTGCAGGGATCCCACTACAGGCTTTGA